One window from the genome of Natrialba magadii ATCC 43099 encodes:
- a CDS encoding DUF7545 family protein, whose amino-acid sequence MADSDDVETTTITISADDDTTDEVTVPTGLLDLVAEGDQTAAETVGDVTLLSLASRAHHIVHHGHEADEDLEAQEARIMDLFEERFGVTFGEATGHQH is encoded by the coding sequence ATGGCAGACTCCGACGACGTCGAAACCACGACCATCACGATTAGCGCTGACGACGACACCACGGACGAGGTCACAGTTCCCACCGGTCTCCTCGATCTCGTCGCTGAGGGCGACCAGACCGCAGCCGAAACCGTCGGCGACGTGACACTCCTCTCACTCGCCAGCCGCGCTCATCACATCGTCCACCACGGACACGAGGCCGACGAGGACCTCGAGGCACAGGAAGCGCGCATCATGGACCTCTTCGAGGAGCGCTTCGGCGTGACGTTCGGCGAGGCGACTGGTCACCAGCACTAG
- a CDS encoding DUF7282 domain-containing protein: MGPRTRGALVVALVAGLLVTSLIALPLLDGGLSGLGDDSAQGDQPGEQTQASPPVAAADETATASPAGMGEHTAPLAPLEYPGPAQAQVDGADGGAVADGGAVADGAAVGDAAADAESPAQPQAQAQAQTLQEHEDAVETGVDQGIELVQAQGVEVSQEQRAAAVEAASESAEQHQEAEVEQVQEATAGAVHGTLIQEQRVNVTQIQHAVGGATDGALAQHQTATASQLQSATWGATHGAIAQEQRVTVEQLQVATFGAAAGAASEAAEYEVEEQPKIQEAAQGAAYGVLTQYQKLTAEQRQTVTIEHVQHAAIGAASGALEGSSEIALEQEQQIDIEMEQRQAVTIKEIQTAAKGAAKGALVQKQTVTVEQTQSAAWGASAGALKQVQSVHVEQVQQITTPKIEEAAKGAATGAITQSQEATVEQIQAAADGGAQGVLVQRQDVSVTQIQSAATGASKGAVASAIQYQVVEIEQIQSVAFGAGEGAVIQKQVVDITQVQHLAMGSAEGALTQHQEATVTQLQVAASTASQETARAIQEQRISVTQLQLLTAETAADATGYAVDQGIDDGAQLVQYVEIELVQRIELIDELEGTASLSFPDQNTTGETVNIASVDLSEGGFVAVYDDTTAALDPEDVIGVSGYLEPGEHGDVEIELEEPLEDDRSLVAAVHHDTTDDETFRYVERDGGDDEPYVTEGGAPVLDMAFIMVDPEEPDEPEAEAELSVSDQTGDGETLTVDEANATVDYVVSAVYDDQRVDSETIEANETVSELELDLEPPIESDGPVSVAVRAGADDEVLASDTIEYTLDDPFDPESTLSVSDQTGDGTSVTIDEANASVEYALTVTDGDGDGEPLTETEPFPAGEAIENESIDLETPLEENALLEVSLVATEENQTLETASLEYTVDEEFQVEFVNCTRAEVTGSFEEGETVAASTGFYAASGFGNTIIEDFVTVGDQVEAPFTGTIVFEIGAEDDFEGAEDGEGTITVGVPDYGTFGTYISGISSDEAIPFASIDHPNPQGQECNEDARPEEPSISVAETEPGEPTGDDGEWAWGEDTIDVTFSSENPNEEALPGVSEFVEGTTEDEPVGALEPGNETFTVEWTPADEDERLVWEFGLQSFGYEEPLLAETDPAGEVVDIPEPDDPAEFEVEITDTNSPVTQGDDLEVEALVENVGDEPGEQEIELTLDDTAVDAETLELGTNPNETVTLEADTTEFEPGEYTATVESENDTDETPVTIEEPADPAEFEVEITDTNSPVEQGDDLEVEALVENVGDEAGEQELEFALDETLVDSEPVALESDASETVAFSTPTDELAPGEYTATVASENETDEAVVTVTEPAAAEFSLVDLSAPPSDVAGQPTTVVATIMNTGDDGDTQTVTYSVDGEVIEERSVSLEPGDTTVEQFSPTLPEGESDHTVATEDAEQTVTIEGLAVLPGEEADDGIAGEEQPAEPEPDGESPDDGSPDEEMPTEPPANGDQAGADAENQEQNGAETDGQEQEQEQEQEPNGVETDDGAADDGAADDGDETLGTNGGDDAGGEDATAADNGPDTEENDGDENTADTTDTTSEPAAAVTA; the protein is encoded by the coding sequence ATGGGACCACGCACACGCGGCGCACTCGTCGTCGCGCTCGTCGCCGGCTTGCTCGTCACGAGCCTGATCGCACTGCCGCTGCTCGACGGCGGCCTGTCGGGACTCGGTGACGACTCGGCACAGGGAGACCAGCCCGGCGAGCAGACACAGGCGTCACCGCCGGTCGCAGCCGCCGACGAGACGGCAACCGCCAGCCCTGCCGGGATGGGTGAGCACACTGCGCCGCTTGCGCCACTCGAGTACCCTGGCCCTGCTCAAGCCCAGGTTGATGGGGCGGACGGTGGAGCGGTGGCGGACGGTGGTGCGGTGGCCGACGGAGCGGCGGTGGGCGATGCAGCTGCAGACGCTGAGTCGCCAGCGCAGCCACAGGCACAGGCACAGGCACAGACGCTCCAGGAACACGAGGACGCAGTCGAAACTGGCGTCGACCAGGGAATCGAACTCGTACAGGCCCAGGGCGTCGAGGTGAGCCAGGAACAGCGCGCGGCCGCAGTCGAGGCGGCCAGCGAGTCGGCCGAACAGCACCAGGAAGCAGAGGTCGAGCAGGTGCAGGAGGCGACGGCTGGGGCAGTTCACGGGACGCTCATTCAGGAGCAGCGCGTGAACGTAACCCAGATTCAACACGCCGTCGGCGGCGCGACGGACGGCGCGCTCGCCCAGCACCAGACGGCGACCGCGAGCCAACTCCAGAGTGCGACCTGGGGTGCGACCCATGGCGCGATTGCGCAGGAACAGCGCGTTACCGTCGAGCAGTTACAGGTTGCTACCTTCGGCGCGGCGGCAGGTGCTGCGAGTGAGGCCGCGGAGTACGAGGTCGAGGAGCAGCCGAAGATTCAGGAGGCAGCACAGGGCGCGGCCTACGGCGTCCTGACGCAGTACCAGAAACTGACGGCCGAACAGCGCCAGACGGTTACGATCGAGCACGTCCAGCACGCAGCCATCGGTGCCGCCTCGGGTGCACTCGAGGGCAGCTCGGAGATTGCACTCGAGCAGGAACAGCAGATCGACATCGAGATGGAGCAGCGCCAGGCGGTGACGATCAAGGAGATCCAGACTGCCGCGAAGGGAGCGGCCAAGGGTGCGCTGGTCCAGAAGCAGACGGTGACGGTCGAGCAGACCCAGTCCGCGGCGTGGGGCGCGAGCGCGGGTGCGCTCAAGCAGGTCCAGTCGGTCCACGTCGAGCAGGTCCAGCAGATCACGACGCCGAAGATCGAGGAGGCTGCGAAGGGGGCGGCGACGGGGGCGATCACGCAGTCCCAAGAGGCGACTGTCGAACAGATCCAGGCGGCGGCTGATGGCGGCGCACAGGGTGTGCTCGTCCAGCGCCAGGACGTGTCGGTCACGCAGATCCAGTCGGCCGCGACGGGTGCCTCGAAGGGGGCAGTCGCGTCGGCGATCCAGTACCAGGTCGTCGAAATCGAGCAGATTCAGTCCGTCGCGTTCGGCGCTGGCGAGGGCGCGGTGATCCAGAAGCAGGTCGTCGACATCACGCAGGTCCAGCACCTCGCGATGGGAAGCGCAGAGGGCGCGCTCACGCAACACCAGGAGGCGACCGTCACACAGCTTCAGGTCGCGGCGTCGACCGCGAGCCAGGAGACGGCGCGGGCGATCCAGGAACAGCGGATCAGCGTCACGCAACTCCAGTTGCTGACCGCAGAGACCGCGGCCGACGCGACGGGGTACGCCGTCGACCAGGGCATCGACGACGGCGCACAGCTCGTCCAGTACGTCGAAATCGAACTCGTCCAGCGCATCGAACTGATCGACGAACTCGAGGGCACCGCCTCGCTCTCGTTCCCCGATCAGAACACGACCGGCGAGACGGTCAATATCGCTAGCGTCGACCTCTCCGAAGGCGGCTTCGTCGCGGTCTACGACGACACGACCGCGGCGCTCGATCCCGAGGACGTGATTGGCGTCTCCGGCTACCTCGAACCCGGCGAACACGGAGACGTGGAAATCGAACTCGAGGAGCCCCTCGAAGACGACCGCTCGCTCGTCGCGGCGGTCCACCACGACACGACCGACGACGAGACGTTCCGGTACGTCGAACGCGACGGCGGCGACGACGAGCCGTACGTCACGGAGGGCGGCGCACCGGTGCTCGATATGGCCTTCATCATGGTCGACCCCGAGGAGCCTGACGAGCCCGAGGCCGAGGCCGAGCTTTCGGTGAGCGACCAGACCGGCGACGGCGAGACGCTCACGGTCGACGAAGCCAACGCAACCGTCGACTACGTCGTGAGCGCCGTCTACGACGACCAGCGGGTCGACAGCGAGACTATCGAAGCCAACGAGACCGTCTCCGAACTCGAACTCGACCTCGAGCCGCCGATCGAATCGGACGGACCGGTCTCAGTTGCCGTCCGCGCTGGCGCGGACGACGAGGTGCTCGCGAGTGACACCATCGAGTACACGCTCGATGACCCGTTCGACCCCGAGTCGACGCTCAGCGTGAGCGACCAGACCGGCGACGGCACCAGCGTCACCATCGACGAAGCCAACGCCTCTGTCGAGTACGCGCTCACCGTGACCGACGGCGACGGTGACGGCGAGCCGCTCACCGAAACCGAACCCTTCCCCGCCGGCGAGGCCATCGAAAACGAATCGATCGACCTCGAAACGCCACTCGAGGAGAACGCACTCCTCGAGGTCTCACTCGTCGCCACCGAGGAAAACCAGACGCTCGAGACGGCGTCACTCGAGTACACCGTCGACGAGGAGTTCCAGGTCGAATTCGTCAACTGTACGCGCGCGGAGGTGACGGGCTCGTTCGAGGAAGGTGAGACGGTCGCCGCGAGCACGGGCTTCTACGCGGCCAGTGGGTTTGGCAATACGATTATCGAAGACTTCGTGACCGTCGGTGACCAGGTCGAGGCACCGTTCACGGGGACGATTGTCTTCGAGATCGGTGCGGAAGACGACTTCGAGGGAGCTGAAGATGGTGAGGGCACCATCACGGTCGGTGTGCCCGACTACGGCACGTTCGGGACCTACATCTCCGGCATTAGCTCGGACGAAGCGATTCCGTTCGCCAGTATCGACCATCCGAATCCGCAGGGACAGGAGTGCAACGAGGACGCACGGCCCGAGGAGCCGTCGATCTCCGTCGCAGAGACGGAGCCGGGTGAGCCGACCGGCGACGACGGCGAGTGGGCGTGGGGTGAGGACACGATCGATGTCACCTTTAGCTCCGAGAACCCGAACGAAGAGGCACTGCCCGGCGTGAGCGAGTTCGTCGAGGGAACGACCGAAGACGAACCGGTCGGTGCACTCGAGCCCGGCAACGAGACGTTCACCGTCGAGTGGACGCCCGCAGACGAAGACGAGCGGCTCGTCTGGGAGTTCGGCCTCCAGTCGTTCGGCTACGAGGAGCCGCTGCTCGCCGAGACGGATCCCGCCGGCGAAGTCGTCGACATCCCCGAGCCGGACGACCCCGCCGAGTTCGAGGTCGAAATCACTGACACCAACTCGCCGGTCACACAGGGCGACGACCTCGAGGTCGAGGCGCTCGTCGAGAACGTCGGCGACGAACCCGGCGAGCAAGAGATTGAACTCACACTCGACGACACCGCGGTCGACGCGGAGACGCTCGAACTCGGGACGAACCCGAACGAAACGGTCACGCTCGAAGCGGACACCACTGAGTTCGAGCCCGGCGAGTACACCGCGACGGTCGAAAGCGAGAACGACACCGACGAGACGCCGGTCACGATCGAGGAGCCAGCCGACCCCGCCGAGTTCGAGGTCGAAATCACTGACACCAACTCGCCCGTCGAACAGGGCGACGATCTCGAGGTCGAGGCACTCGTCGAGAACGTCGGCGACGAGGCCGGCGAGCAGGAACTCGAGTTCGCCCTCGACGAGACGCTGGTCGATTCGGAGCCGGTGGCACTCGAGTCCGATGCGAGCGAGACGGTTGCGTTCAGTACGCCGACCGACGAGCTCGCACCTGGTGAGTACACGGCAACGGTCGCGAGCGAGAACGAGACCGACGAGGCGGTTGTGACGGTGACCGAGCCGGCAGCCGCGGAGTTCTCGCTGGTGGATCTCTCGGCACCGCCGTCTGACGTGGCCGGCCAGCCGACGACTGTTGTCGCGACGATTATGAATACGGGCGACGACGGCGACACGCAGACGGTTACGTACAGCGTAGACGGAGAGGTAATCGAAGAGCGGAGCGTCTCGCTCGAACCGGGCGACACGACGGTCGAGCAGTTCTCGCCGACGCTGCCGGAGGGCGAGTCGGACCACACGGTCGCAACCGAGGATGCGGAGCAGACGGTGACGATCGAGGGGCTTGCGGTGTTGCCGGGCGAAGAGGCAGATGATGGAATCGCTGGCGAAGAGCAGCCAGCCGAACCGGAACCTGACGGGGAATCACCGGATGACGGCTCGCCGGACGAGGAGATGCCTACTGAGCCGCCGGCAAACGGCGACCAGGCCGGTGCGGATGCGGAGAATCAAGAGCAAAATGGCGCTGAGACGGATGGACAAGAGCAGGAACAGGAACAGGAACAGGAGCCGAACGGAGTCGAAACCGATGACGGTGCAGCCGACGACGGTGCAGCCGACGACGGTGACGAGACGCTCGGAACCAACGGCGGCGACGACGCTGGCGGCGAGGACGCTACCGCCGCCGACAACGGTCCCGATACCGAAGAGAATGACGGCGACGAGAACACAGCCGACACCACGGACACTACCTCAGAACCGGCTGCGGCAGTGACGGCGTAA
- a CDS encoding biotin transporter BioY: METDQRQVELVDATVASQFARAALLTVLLGAAAQIAIPIPGPSPPITLQVLFVFLAGLILGPVWGSFSMILYLTAGAIGVPIFANFGSGIGILFGQSGGFLWSYPLAAALIGLFVHRGYRSHGLRDPAAVSLPLVVAALVTGTILIYGMGAAYIAMLLELTAWQAITAAVIPYIPGEILKIAAAIAIVRSGRLPTPGYQSGR, translated from the coding sequence ATGGAAACAGACCAGCGGCAGGTCGAGCTCGTCGACGCCACCGTCGCGAGCCAGTTCGCTCGCGCGGCGCTGCTCACCGTCTTGCTCGGCGCGGCCGCACAGATCGCCATCCCAATCCCGGGCCCATCACCACCGATCACCCTTCAGGTGCTATTCGTCTTCCTTGCTGGCCTCATCCTCGGCCCGGTCTGGGGATCGTTCTCCATGATCCTCTACCTCACCGCCGGCGCAATCGGCGTCCCGATCTTCGCCAACTTCGGGAGCGGAATCGGCATCCTGTTCGGCCAGAGCGGCGGCTTCCTCTGGTCGTACCCCCTCGCCGCAGCCCTGATCGGTCTCTTCGTTCACCGCGGCTACCGCAGCCACGGGCTTCGTGACCCCGCCGCCGTCTCGCTCCCGCTCGTCGTCGCCGCCCTCGTCACCGGCACCATACTCATCTACGGGATGGGTGCCGCCTACATAGCGATGCTACTCGAGTTGACCGCGTGGCAGGCGATTACGGCTGCCGTCATTCCGTACATCCCGGGTGAAATCCTGAAGATAGCTGCGGCGATCGCAATCGTCAGGAGTGGCCGATTACCGACCCCAGGATACCAGTCGGGTCGGTGA
- a CDS encoding energy-coupling factor ABC transporter ATP-binding protein has product MIEFDDVTYGFDDVPVLEDLSLTIDDGEFVVLAGANGSGKTTLLRHCNGLLSPDSGTVRVDDTPVSENLIAARSRVGMVFQHPRDQFVAATVGADVAFGPENLGLDRDEIDQRVTDALAAVNLEGRTDERIDTLSGGEQARVAIAGALAMNPIHLVLDEPFTGLDAPARRSVLDRLASLSDSGTGICLATHDLRDVCELADRLIAMQDGRVVVDDAPEGALESFSELPIAVPDSVRRQPAD; this is encoded by the coding sequence ATGATCGAATTCGACGACGTCACCTACGGGTTCGACGACGTGCCGGTACTCGAAGACCTCTCACTGACGATCGACGACGGCGAGTTCGTCGTTCTCGCGGGGGCCAACGGGAGCGGCAAGACCACGCTGTTGCGCCACTGCAACGGACTGCTCTCTCCCGACAGCGGGACCGTTCGGGTCGACGACACACCGGTTTCGGAAAACCTGATCGCCGCCCGCTCGCGGGTCGGCATGGTTTTCCAGCACCCGCGGGATCAGTTCGTGGCCGCCACGGTCGGTGCCGACGTCGCCTTCGGCCCCGAAAACCTCGGACTCGACCGCGACGAGATCGACCAGCGCGTGACGGATGCGCTGGCAGCCGTGAACCTCGAGGGCCGAACAGACGAGCGCATCGACACACTTTCCGGCGGAGAGCAGGCTCGCGTCGCCATCGCGGGCGCGCTCGCGATGAACCCTATACACCTCGTCCTCGACGAACCGTTTACCGGTCTCGACGCCCCCGCCCGCCGCTCAGTACTCGACCGACTCGCGTCGCTCTCCGACTCGGGGACGGGCATCTGCCTCGCAACGCACGACCTGCGCGACGTCTGTGAACTTGCAGACCGGTTGATCGCGATGCAGGACGGACGGGTCGTCGTGGACGACGCGCCCGAGGGTGCACTCGAGTCATTCTCGGAACTCCCGATTGCGGTTCCGGATTCGGTCCGCCGGCAGCCCGCGGACTGA
- a CDS encoding energy-coupling factor transporter transmembrane component T family protein yields MLTYEPDDTLAHRLDPRSKLAIQIGFAATALSHTAPRALAVLTLVTLAILATARVRLLQTLYAYRFAFVFLGGAPLLASITLGPPWVDPSAGVDSLLASYRVLLILLVSAAYVRSTRVRDSRAAIQRTIPGKPGQLLGIGVALVFRFLPVLRADVKTIRDAMAARLGTERAAHERAGTIALLGLERAFDRADRLSLALQARCFAWNPTLPRLSFSRLDAPALGIALVLALSALL; encoded by the coding sequence ATGCTTACCTACGAACCAGACGACACGCTCGCCCACCGACTCGATCCGCGCTCGAAGCTCGCGATTCAGATCGGGTTCGCAGCGACGGCACTCTCCCATACCGCTCCGCGCGCACTCGCCGTGCTCACGCTGGTCACGCTCGCGATCCTGGCAACTGCTCGTGTGCGACTCTTGCAGACGCTCTACGCGTATCGCTTCGCGTTCGTGTTCCTCGGCGGTGCACCCCTGCTCGCGTCCATCACACTCGGGCCGCCGTGGGTCGACCCCTCCGCTGGTGTGGACTCGCTGCTCGCGAGCTATCGCGTGCTCCTCATCTTACTCGTCAGTGCTGCCTACGTTCGTTCGACGCGGGTCCGGGACTCACGAGCGGCGATTCAGCGGACGATTCCCGGCAAGCCGGGGCAGTTGCTCGGCATCGGCGTCGCGCTGGTCTTCCGGTTCCTGCCGGTCCTTCGTGCAGACGTGAAGACGATCAGGGATGCGATGGCGGCCCGACTGGGAACCGAGCGGGCAGCCCACGAGCGCGCTGGGACGATCGCACTGCTCGGACTCGAGCGCGCGTTCGACCGGGCGGATCGGCTGTCGCTCGCGCTCCAAGCGCGGTGTTTCGCGTGGAATCCGACGCTGCCGCGGCTGTCGTTTTCGCGACTCGACGCGCCCGCGCTTGGGATTGCACTCGTTCTGGCACTCTCCGCGTTGCTCTGA
- a CDS encoding ribbon-helix-helix domain-containing protein — MSTDAGDNGDMVKLNVKVPKRLLEELDELAAELNYTNRSEFIREVLRDTTEPILTPGAQEGVSQGYADVAAGRTMSISEAKDRLGIEDDSEE, encoded by the coding sequence ATGAGTACGGACGCGGGCGACAACGGTGACATGGTGAAACTTAACGTCAAGGTTCCGAAGCGGCTTCTGGAGGAACTCGACGAACTGGCTGCGGAACTGAACTACACCAACCGCTCGGAGTTCATCCGTGAGGTCCTGCGCGATACGACGGAGCCGATTCTGACGCCCGGTGCACAGGAGGGTGTCTCCCAAGGGTACGCGGACGTGGCAGCGGGACGCACGATGTCAATCTCGGAAGCGAAGGACCGACTCGGCATCGAAGACGACAGCGAGGAGTGA
- a CDS encoding type II toxin-antitoxin system RelE family toxin, whose protein sequence is MAHEVVLTETVVSALEQYETQDAERILNTLEDIGDFPDHFLDRLKNYPGYKLRVGDFRVLIDWDKDNEVIYAIDAFERKTEYRELGKYREVWGSWRDDD, encoded by the coding sequence GTGGCGCACGAAGTCGTTCTAACGGAGACGGTTGTTTCGGCACTCGAACAGTACGAAACGCAGGACGCCGAACGTATCCTCAACACATTGGAGGACATCGGAGACTTCCCCGATCACTTTCTCGACCGGTTGAAGAATTACCCTGGATATAAGCTCCGAGTCGGCGATTTTCGCGTCCTGATCGACTGGGACAAAGATAACGAGGTGATCTATGCGATTGACGCGTTCGAGCGGAAGACGGAGTATCGGGAACTGGGGAAGTACCGCGAAGTGTGGGGGTCTTGGCGCGACGACGACTGA
- a CDS encoding DUF7827 domain-containing protein, translating to MVMSVVAMSAAFTGAVAATNHDDLDEQGADDYLDSASTFWEGQHLLVHYDDDDYADDDEFELRDVDDNSAGSLVDQFSLDDGAYVIDTEGLDGNYVIEDDDGNIANINDGELTDSESSDVDNNDFEIAQQDFDAEFESDEVADSNSDFEVEFDSIRNQYDVNVSSDDLDEDDLDELLDEIGLSNEVDDENEVATLKDVSDGAYSLNFTDIDAGEYEFNFDVTDTAAESSATVNVTESAAADLSFAESDFTEERSNIAAIDIELQETSDAHVQIGEEDEVNYEVQLQVEDGSDDGNVTLLVDTTEMHTADDSAFWAAHEEDDVSVEDYEATSDVLEGGDYTLSLANDASFDDEHDTAFFTLNDRTELADDAVSIYTAPDDVEDFSDYNDTTVTSTDYIAQNDTLLATVDTTSLFAYFDDADEFSDVDDTLELAIVEQDPGPNADPVVFNATDNDFDVDVVDANQSAGQLIFAVDYSEAYDGSDEFELETDYDLEFTVSDENAFAEDNESAASEFVVEERELEWDDTAEEVPNSDSAIVTGETNVAPGTEVTTRARSTGNFTTTSDTVVEIDDDGDRYFEAEYDLSDYAAGTEFTLTANEDEESAEIDSVLVDADEAIITVDADAPSDAEVGEDVTLDVTISNTGGTSDEVDIGVVIAGENVDEVTTELESEGTWSNSYEFTADSEGDVEWSVTAGDYDEESGVTTFSDDDKSDDDKSDDDKSDDDGADDDGAADDGADDDGETDDGETDDDGSPGFGVAVALAALLGAAMLALRKQN from the coding sequence ATGGTCATGTCGGTTGTCGCTATGTCCGCTGCCTTCACGGGCGCGGTCGCAGCGACCAACCACGATGACCTTGACGAACAGGGTGCTGATGACTACCTCGATTCAGCCAGCACCTTCTGGGAAGGACAGCACCTCCTCGTCCACTATGATGACGATGACTACGCGGACGACGATGAGTTCGAACTCCGCGATGTAGATGACAACTCGGCTGGCTCGCTCGTCGACCAGTTCTCGCTCGATGACGGCGCGTACGTTATCGACACCGAGGGCCTTGATGGTAACTACGTCATCGAGGACGACGATGGTAACATCGCTAATATCAACGATGGAGAACTGACTGACTCTGAATCGAGTGATGTTGACAACAACGACTTCGAGATCGCTCAGCAGGACTTCGACGCTGAGTTCGAATCCGACGAAGTCGCTGACAGTAACTCCGACTTCGAAGTCGAGTTCGACTCCATCCGTAACCAGTACGATGTCAACGTCTCGTCTGACGACCTCGACGAGGACGACCTCGACGAACTCCTCGACGAGATCGGCCTGTCCAACGAGGTTGACGACGAGAACGAAGTTGCAACTCTCAAAGACGTCTCTGACGGTGCTTACTCGCTGAACTTCACCGACATTGACGCCGGCGAATACGAGTTCAACTTCGATGTTACGGACACGGCCGCTGAATCCAGCGCCACCGTGAACGTGACTGAGTCTGCTGCTGCAGACCTGAGCTTCGCCGAATCTGACTTCACTGAAGAGCGCAGCAACATCGCTGCAATCGACATCGAACTGCAGGAGACGTCCGATGCCCACGTCCAGATCGGTGAAGAGGACGAAGTCAACTACGAGGTCCAGCTCCAGGTTGAGGACGGCAGCGACGACGGTAACGTCACGCTCCTCGTTGACACCACTGAAATGCACACCGCTGACGACAGTGCATTCTGGGCGGCTCACGAGGAAGATGATGTCTCCGTTGAAGATTACGAAGCCACATCCGACGTTCTCGAGGGAGGCGACTACACGCTCTCGCTCGCGAACGACGCTAGCTTCGACGACGAGCACGACACGGCGTTCTTCACGCTGAACGACCGCACTGAGCTCGCTGACGATGCCGTCTCGATCTACACGGCACCAGATGACGTCGAAGACTTCAGCGATTACAACGACACGACGGTCACCTCGACCGACTACATCGCACAGAACGACACGCTCCTGGCAACTGTCGACACCACCAGCCTCTTCGCGTACTTCGACGACGCTGACGAGTTCAGCGACGTCGACGACACGCTCGAGCTGGCGATCGTCGAACAGGACCCAGGTCCAAACGCTGACCCAGTCGTCTTCAACGCAACTGACAATGACTTCGATGTTGACGTTGTCGACGCCAACCAGTCCGCAGGCCAGCTGATCTTCGCTGTCGACTACAGCGAGGCTTACGATGGCTCGGACGAATTCGAGCTGGAGACTGACTACGATCTCGAGTTCACTGTGAGCGACGAGAACGCCTTCGCAGAGGACAACGAGTCCGCTGCAAGCGAATTCGTCGTTGAAGAGCGCGAACTCGAATGGGACGACACTGCTGAAGAAGTTCCGAACAGCGACAGTGCAATCGTGACGGGTGAGACTAACGTCGCACCAGGTACGGAAGTCACGACCCGCGCTCGCTCGACCGGCAACTTCACCACTACCAGCGACACTGTTGTCGAAATCGACGACGACGGTGACCGGTACTTCGAAGCTGAGTACGACCTCAGCGACTACGCAGCAGGTACCGAGTTCACGCTCACCGCAAACGAGGACGAAGAGTCGGCAGAGATCGACTCCGTGCTCGTTGACGCTGACGAGGCAATCATCACGGTCGACGCTGACGCACCATCCGACGCTGAAGTCGGTGAGGACGTCACGCTGGACGTGACTATCAGCAACACTGGTGGCACCTCTGACGAGGTTGACATCGGTGTTGTCATCGCCGGCGAAAACGTCGATGAAGTGACCACTGAACTCGAATCTGAGGGCACCTGGTCCAACAGCTACGAGTTCACGGCTGATAGCGAAGGTGACGTCGAGTGGAGTGTCACGGCAGGCGACTACGACGAGGAGTCTGGTGTGACCACCTTCTCCGACGACGACAAGTCTGACGACGACAAGTCCGACGACGACAAGTCCGACGACGACGGTGCTGACGACGACGGCGCAGCCGACGACGGCGCTGACGACGACGGCGAAACCGACGACGGCGAAACCGACGACGACGGTTCGCCTGGCTTCGGTGTCGCAGTCGCACTCGCAGCACTCCTCGGCGCTGCAATGCTGGCTCTGCGCAAGCAGAACTAA
- a CDS encoding type II toxin-antitoxin system VapC family toxin, translated as MSDYLFDASSVVELLIGERGVNVDISILFDEYLLDLTMYEAANALWKTGLAHDNLTESELEDAVTILSRLGTEVRLETVSNETLTSTMDVAQSNGLTFYDAAYLATAERTDLTLVTEDSALRTAAREQEIRVESVRTDGSL; from the coding sequence ATGTCTGACTATCTCTTTGACGCAAGCTCGGTGGTAGAACTTCTCATTGGAGAACGCGGCGTCAATGTGGATATTAGTATCCTGTTCGATGAGTATCTGCTCGATTTGACGATGTACGAGGCGGCGAATGCACTCTGGAAAACCGGCCTTGCTCACGATAATCTAACTGAGTCTGAATTAGAAGACGCTGTTACTATTCTCTCACGACTTGGTACAGAGGTTCGACTCGAGACCGTGAGTAACGAAACCCTCACTTCAACGATGGATGTCGCCCAATCAAACGGACTTACGTTCTATGATGCGGCGTATCTTGCAACCGCAGAGCGTACTGACCTCACCCTGGTAACTGAAGATAGCGCGCTTCGAACGGCCGCACGTGAGCAAGAGATTCGAGTAGAGAGCGTGCGTACGGATGGCTCACTCTAG